In Mytilus edulis chromosome 13, xbMytEdul2.2, whole genome shotgun sequence, a single window of DNA contains:
- the LOC139500852 gene encoding carbohydrate sulfotransferase 4-like isoform X3: MYHLRFATVIKAETPDERIMRNHLTREYNLKNTNVWEPPEHESRVSSISKPRTTQKEKLINSNEVSRVNKILIVSYMRSGSTFTSDLISQSKGVFLIFEPFWNICHGMKRNATYYTWDAICRNSEDEIKNMNKISDVLQNLFMCNFSHLPAEISKSFWFFAQGTGYDILNECYQSYKNRQVNASVDFDSATKGKCIKNLEALCKNSSTVLIKTIRMSCDKLSKIITKIPELKVVHLVRDPRAILYSRQKAEQIDYQHVGNESQSLCFKMDHNINIENHEMKEKIFLLKYECLAANPVIMAKKIYLFLNLRYTSKFDSWLITHTQGKVSSSNGRFETRIANSLLVSLKWIYNVPKDVLKLIDKECKNLYKSLRLSDSPTILQEYTYLNKFNMTKVYDNMCNG, from the exons ATGT ACCATTTGCGTTTCGCAACAGTGATAAAGGCAGAAACGCCGGATGAAAGAATCATGAGAAATCATCTCACAA GAGAATATAACTTGAAGAATACGAATGTGTGGGAACCTCCAGAGCATGAGAGTAGAGTTAGTTCGATATCAAAGCCAAGGACCACCCAAaaggaaaaattaattaattcCAATG aGGTATCTAGGGTTAATAAGATACTCATAGTTTCCTACATGCGCAGTGGGTCGACATTTACATCAGATTTGATTAGTCAAAGTAAAGGTGTCTTCCTAATTTTCGAACCATTTTGGAATATATGTCACGGCATGAAAAGAAACGCCACATATTATACTTGGGATGCAATATGCAG aaattcagAAGATGAGATCAAGAACATGAACAAAATTTCAGATGTATTACAAAACCTGTTTATGTGTAATTTTTCTCATCTTCCGGCTGAGATTTCAAAATCATTTTGGTTCTTTGCCCAAGGCACTGGATACGACATTTTAAATGAGTGTTACCAGTCCTACAAAAACCGTCAAGTAAATGCCTCTGTAGACTTTGATTCAGCAACAAAgggaaaatgtataaaaaatcttGAAGCGCTTTGTAAAAACTCATCGACTGTTCTCATCAAAACAATACGAATGTCATGTGATAAACTTTCTAAAATTATTACTAAAATTCCGGAACTTAAGGTTGTCCATTTAGTTAGAGATCCCAGGGCAATTCTATATTCTCGTCAAAAAGCCGAGCAAATAGACTATCAACATGTAGGAAATGAGTCACAGAGTTTATGTTTTAAGATGGACCATAACATTAACATTGAAAACCACGAGATGAAAGAGAAAATCTTTTTGCTAAAATATGAATGTCTTGCTGCAAATCCAGTAATAAtggctaaaaaaatatatttgttcttAAATTTAAGGTACACCAGTAAATTTGACAGTTGGCTTATAACTCATACTCAAGGAAAAGTCAGCTCATCCAATGGTAGATTTGAAACTCGCATTGCAAATTCCCTTTTGGTATCATTGAAATGGATTTATAATGTTCCAAAAGATGTATTAAAACTCATTGACAAAGAATGTAAAAATCTATACAAAAGCCTACGACTTTCTGATTCACCAACGATTCTGCAGGAATACACTTATTTAAACAAGTTTAATATGACCAAAGTGTATGATAACATGTGTAATGGATAA
- the LOC139500852 gene encoding carbohydrate sulfotransferase 4-like isoform X1: MLPSHFIKQKMWPRKPILAEIRKSLYVLLLTVLLFIGYRMYKDHLRFATVIKAETPDERIMRNHLTREYNLKNTNVWEPPEHESRVSSISKPRTTQKEKLINSNEVSRVNKILIVSYMRSGSTFTSDLISQSKGVFLIFEPFWNICHGMKRNATYYTWDAICRNSEDEIKNMNKISDVLQNLFMCNFSHLPAEISKSFWFFAQGTGYDILNECYQSYKNRQVNASVDFDSATKGKCIKNLEALCKNSSTVLIKTIRMSCDKLSKIITKIPELKVVHLVRDPRAILYSRQKAEQIDYQHVGNESQSLCFKMDHNINIENHEMKEKIFLLKYECLAANPVIMAKKIYLFLNLRYTSKFDSWLITHTQGKVSSSNGRFETRIANSLLVSLKWIYNVPKDVLKLIDKECKNLYKSLRLSDSPTILQEYTYLNKFNMTKVYDNMCNG, translated from the exons ATGTTACCATCACATTTCATCAAACAAAAAATGTGGCCGAGGAAACCAATTCTTGCTGAAATACGGAAATCTCTATATGTTCTTCTTTTAACAGTATTATTATTTATTGGATATCGAATGTATAAAG ACCATTTGCGTTTCGCAACAGTGATAAAGGCAGAAACGCCGGATGAAAGAATCATGAGAAATCATCTCACAA GAGAATATAACTTGAAGAATACGAATGTGTGGGAACCTCCAGAGCATGAGAGTAGAGTTAGTTCGATATCAAAGCCAAGGACCACCCAAaaggaaaaattaattaattcCAATG aGGTATCTAGGGTTAATAAGATACTCATAGTTTCCTACATGCGCAGTGGGTCGACATTTACATCAGATTTGATTAGTCAAAGTAAAGGTGTCTTCCTAATTTTCGAACCATTTTGGAATATATGTCACGGCATGAAAAGAAACGCCACATATTATACTTGGGATGCAATATGCAG aaattcagAAGATGAGATCAAGAACATGAACAAAATTTCAGATGTATTACAAAACCTGTTTATGTGTAATTTTTCTCATCTTCCGGCTGAGATTTCAAAATCATTTTGGTTCTTTGCCCAAGGCACTGGATACGACATTTTAAATGAGTGTTACCAGTCCTACAAAAACCGTCAAGTAAATGCCTCTGTAGACTTTGATTCAGCAACAAAgggaaaatgtataaaaaatcttGAAGCGCTTTGTAAAAACTCATCGACTGTTCTCATCAAAACAATACGAATGTCATGTGATAAACTTTCTAAAATTATTACTAAAATTCCGGAACTTAAGGTTGTCCATTTAGTTAGAGATCCCAGGGCAATTCTATATTCTCGTCAAAAAGCCGAGCAAATAGACTATCAACATGTAGGAAATGAGTCACAGAGTTTATGTTTTAAGATGGACCATAACATTAACATTGAAAACCACGAGATGAAAGAGAAAATCTTTTTGCTAAAATATGAATGTCTTGCTGCAAATCCAGTAATAAtggctaaaaaaatatatttgttcttAAATTTAAGGTACACCAGTAAATTTGACAGTTGGCTTATAACTCATACTCAAGGAAAAGTCAGCTCATCCAATGGTAGATTTGAAACTCGCATTGCAAATTCCCTTTTGGTATCATTGAAATGGATTTATAATGTTCCAAAAGATGTATTAAAACTCATTGACAAAGAATGTAAAAATCTATACAAAAGCCTACGACTTTCTGATTCACCAACGATTCTGCAGGAATACACTTATTTAAACAAGTTTAATATGACCAAAGTGTATGATAACATGTGTAATGGATAA
- the LOC139500852 gene encoding carbohydrate sulfotransferase 4-like isoform X2, with the protein MWPRKPILAEIRKSLYVLLLTVLLFIGYRMYKGEYNLKNTNVWEPPEHESRVSSISKPRTTQKEKLINSNEVSRVNKILIVSYMRSGSTFTSDLISQSKGVFLIFEPFWNICHGMKRNATYYTWDAICRNSEDEIKNMNKISDVLQNLFMCNFSHLPAEISKSFWFFAQGTGYDILNECYQSYKNRQVNASVDFDSATKGKCIKNLEALCKNSSTVLIKTIRMSCDKLSKIITKIPELKVVHLVRDPRAILYSRQKAEQIDYQHVGNESQSLCFKMDHNINIENHEMKEKIFLLKYECLAANPVIMAKKIYLFLNLRYTSKFDSWLITHTQGKVSSSNGRFETRIANSLLVSLKWIYNVPKDVLKLIDKECKNLYKSLRLSDSPTILQEYTYLNKFNMTKVYDNMCNG; encoded by the exons ATGTGGCCGAGGAAACCAATTCTTGCTGAAATACGGAAATCTCTATATGTTCTTCTTTTAACAGTATTATTATTTATTGGATATCGAATGTATAAAG GAGAATATAACTTGAAGAATACGAATGTGTGGGAACCTCCAGAGCATGAGAGTAGAGTTAGTTCGATATCAAAGCCAAGGACCACCCAAaaggaaaaattaattaattcCAATG aGGTATCTAGGGTTAATAAGATACTCATAGTTTCCTACATGCGCAGTGGGTCGACATTTACATCAGATTTGATTAGTCAAAGTAAAGGTGTCTTCCTAATTTTCGAACCATTTTGGAATATATGTCACGGCATGAAAAGAAACGCCACATATTATACTTGGGATGCAATATGCAG aaattcagAAGATGAGATCAAGAACATGAACAAAATTTCAGATGTATTACAAAACCTGTTTATGTGTAATTTTTCTCATCTTCCGGCTGAGATTTCAAAATCATTTTGGTTCTTTGCCCAAGGCACTGGATACGACATTTTAAATGAGTGTTACCAGTCCTACAAAAACCGTCAAGTAAATGCCTCTGTAGACTTTGATTCAGCAACAAAgggaaaatgtataaaaaatcttGAAGCGCTTTGTAAAAACTCATCGACTGTTCTCATCAAAACAATACGAATGTCATGTGATAAACTTTCTAAAATTATTACTAAAATTCCGGAACTTAAGGTTGTCCATTTAGTTAGAGATCCCAGGGCAATTCTATATTCTCGTCAAAAAGCCGAGCAAATAGACTATCAACATGTAGGAAATGAGTCACAGAGTTTATGTTTTAAGATGGACCATAACATTAACATTGAAAACCACGAGATGAAAGAGAAAATCTTTTTGCTAAAATATGAATGTCTTGCTGCAAATCCAGTAATAAtggctaaaaaaatatatttgttcttAAATTTAAGGTACACCAGTAAATTTGACAGTTGGCTTATAACTCATACTCAAGGAAAAGTCAGCTCATCCAATGGTAGATTTGAAACTCGCATTGCAAATTCCCTTTTGGTATCATTGAAATGGATTTATAATGTTCCAAAAGATGTATTAAAACTCATTGACAAAGAATGTAAAAATCTATACAAAAGCCTACGACTTTCTGATTCACCAACGATTCTGCAGGAATACACTTATTTAAACAAGTTTAATATGACCAAAGTGTATGATAACATGTGTAATGGATAA